Part of the Pristiophorus japonicus isolate sPriJap1 chromosome 11, sPriJap1.hap1, whole genome shotgun sequence genome is shown below.
ctgtcgatctgtcttgaatatgctcaaagactgagcctccacagccctctggggtagagaattccaaagattcaccaccctcagtgaagaagtttctccccatctcagtcctaaatggccattcccttattctgagactgtgatccctgattctcgactccccagccaggggaaacatcctccctgcatctacccggtcaaggaaAGAATGAGTTTGAGTATGACAGTGCAATACAACTTGATTTTAGCACGGGGAGGATGAAAATAGCGTAGGTCAACATAGTTGCAGCTCAGAACAGTGGACATCAAGTTTCCTGGATGCTAGTGATCCTCTAATTTACCCCTTCCCATATTTATCTGCACTGAAGACTTCACTCCAACTTAACAGGATTCTCATTTATGGTGCTTTTCAACACAAGACTGTCCTGAAAGATTTCAATGCAATTCTCAAAAACTTTGTGTTGTCCATTGTTAACATCTCAATTCATATGTAAATTAACCCCTCCAGCTGGTCTCTCAGCACTGTGTAGATCCCAGAATCAAAAAAAACAGCTGTGTGCAAAAAAGCCAAAAGCAAGACTCCCCACCCTACAAAAACACTTAATTGACTAAGATGCGATTATTAGTGGGGGGAGAAAGAAAATCAGGCAGATTTCAACTCATTCATCTGGCACTGGCGCCAATGAACAGCGTAGCCATGAAACCTCAAAATCCTAAAGtcaaatgatcctatatttgtcatCTTTCAATTCTTTTATACAAGGAGGGATCCAAATATCACTATTTATACAGTTCATTTAACCAGTTCTCATTCTGGGACCTGCAAAGTCAGCCGGCAAGAGCAGATGGTACAGACTATTTACATATGAATGAGAGACAACAATGAGAGTGTACAAACTCGGAAAAATAATATCTCCTCAAAGAAAAGGAATGTCACTGCAATTTTCTCAGGTTAATCTCAAGTTTGGAGGAAACTACTGATAGCAGTTAGAATAACTATGGGAGTCAGGCAGCTTTGAATAATAAAGAGACTTGCATCACATCGCCTGGGCTGAGAGATTGCATTTCATAAACATTAAACACTTGGGTTTCGACTTTCATTAGTTCCCACAAAAGTTTTTATTTGCATTGCGCATAAGTATGGGAGATCTGCACTCATTCTACCTGGAATACATCCATTTGACAAAACATATACCTAGATAGGAATTAATGAAATACAACTCCAATAGTTTAAATTGTCTTTTGAAACAATTTTTCATACTTTCCCGAGTGCAGCAATTGGAAAGTCAGAGGCAGTACCATGAATCTTCACAAAGACCACGAGGTTGGAGTAGTCTTCCACCCTtcatctcttccctccctccctccctccctccctcacccccaccacccccactttaAAGAAGAAATGCTCAAAAGGCATCAGGAGCCCAATCAGTATCGAGCCCAATTCAACAGTGTGTGCGTGAGCTGACAAGAGGTGCTAGTAAGCTACTCGATGATTGGGAGGGTGGAGAAGGGGCAGGGACACGAGTCAGAAACCACTTCTTTCCTCACCCAACACACAATTTCCAGTCAGGATCATTTAATATCAGGAGTAGGAATGCTGGCTgacagcaaccccccccccccccctcccaccaaggACATCATCGTGCCCTTACTTAGGGGTCAGCGAATTCAGCACAACTCAGGGACCAAGATTGGAAGCTTTTTGTGCCACGTGATGGTGCAGTTATCCACTGGGCTACTGAAGACAAGAATTTTAAAGAAAGAGTATTAGTTACTTCTCCAAAAACAGAAGTGAGAACAAGCTGAACACGTCAGTGAAGTGATATGCCCAAGCTCATGCTCAGTGAAAGGGGAGAGAGAATCGGCATGTGTTTCCAAGCTAAGTATTCATTTGCTGAGCCAATCTGATTGCTCGCAATTCTTACTGAGACAGTTTAGAAGATATTGTTAACATTGGTCATCAGGTTTTCCCATGGTCACATTGCAATTTGGGGCCCCCCCAAAAAAAGGAAAATCACAAGCAGTTGGAAGGACACCCACGTACTAACACTCGCACCACAGAATGGTAATCTATCGGTTCATACATCTCCGGGATGGAGGGGTCTCTCAATCTTGACCAAATTATCACGGGGAGATAGAATAGGAGCCTGCTATATCTCTCAGGAGGAAATAATTCAGAGAAAACATGTTATTCCAGTGGTCTCACGGGTACCTCTAGTGGCAGGAATAAAATGGAGAGCAGGTTGCCCGTCACTCCTGGCTGAAATAGTTTTATGGCTCCaagcagatttttttttatttttttaatataaagtaTATACCTAATTTGTAAAATAAAAATGCATTTCCTTCTGATATTTTCAGTGGAATTCCACAAAGAGGCgaggcagtataaactaaatggtgcaattttaacaggtgtgcaggaatagagagacctgggggtgtacgtacacaaatctttgaaggtggtaggtaGGACAAGTGGGAGAAggatgttaaaaaggcatacgggatcccGGGCTTTATTATTGGAGTTATAGAATAGAAAagctaggaagttatgctaaaccctttataaaacactgattgggcctcagctggagtattgtggccatttctgggcaccacactttaggaaggatgtgaaggctttaggagaggatacagaagatatttactagaatggtaccggggatgaaaGACTTCGGATTACATGGAGACTGGAGGGTTTTGGAGTAAATAAGAAaccgtttccactggcagaagggtcggtaaccagaggacacagagttaaagtaattggcaaaagaaccagaggagacatgagATTTTTTATTTGTATATACatggagttatgatctggaatgcgctgcctgaaaaggtgatagaagcagaaagtgcaggggagtggggttatttagatagctctttcaaaacgcCAGTACATACACATGGGCcaaatagaatgatacagcacagaggaggctatGAAAAATGCAGAGTGTAAAGCAATTCAGTGCTTTAATGAGAAATTGAGGGTATTTTACAAATGGTCTCAGCAGCTCTCAGACTGGAGAGACAGAAGAAAATAGCAAGGGTTCCTGCAGGCAGTGGACAGCCAAAAGTGTCTCCTTGAAGGTGCACATTTGGGAGAGCAGAGGGCCAGGCTCAGCTGTAAAATGTCCCCAATTAAATAACGACCCTTTCCACCTCCCTgaaatgaagaatggccacttgagcaaAGTACTACAGGATCAGTTGCCTGAGGAAACTTATTCCAGAATCAGTCACGATCACCTTCAATGAAACAGCAAAACAAAAATCACATTGGAGTTCACATGACTAAGATCCAATTAATTTTACAAAGAGCAATTACATACTGAAGATCAAGAAAGTTTTTAATGAAATAGGCATTATTCATTAGGAACCAGTCATCAGTTAAGAGGTTATAAGGTGGAGATTAGATAAGACTGATGGAGTTTAGATACTTTCCTGAGCCAGCTTTGCACAAACGGATTGGATATGGGAGAGAGATCCATTCACGGCAACAAATGTGTGTTTTTATTATTGGATACGCAAACTGGAAACTAGCAAAAAGTAAATTTCGACTCCGGGTTACCTTCACAGTTACTTGCTTGTAACTCCCGGCCTTAAACGATGCCACAAGGCCCTTGAAGCTTTCCACAGCCACTGGGATCTCAGCGGGGGAGGGAGGAGTCAGCTCCACCCGGGCATATTTCCAGAAGGTAGCCAGGCGAGGCCGAGTGTATTTAATAGCAGCTGGAAAAGAAAAACAGAAACAGAATTCATAAACGTATGTCCAACAGCTTTGGTAGGATGGCAATGCACTACTACAACGGTAACAAGACAAAGGGACATAGACCACAAATACTGAAATAAAACTGGAAATGAACAGGCCAGTGATCATCTGAAAGATCAAGGACACCTGAAACATGCTTTCAATAGAATTTAGAAGTGAATTCAAATCAATCTTCAGACACATTTCCCTCCCCTCTCATCGCCTACTGGGGCACAAGTCCACAGATAGACACCTCGCTTCCTCAACCACTGGCTATTCCCAACACAAGTACAGACAGCAAGCAGTCTTTCCTCCATGAATTATctagtctaatcacactctcctgATCACTCCCACTACCTTTCAGGAATGGGAACCCACACTAATGTTTCCAGTCCAGATGAATGAAGTCCACTCCGGAAGCCCTGCCGTAACCACTGCAGCGCTCAGCTAACTTAAGAGACCGCACATTGAACTGGTGACCCGCCAGATACTGGCTTCGAAATCGATGAACCAtcagggagctacagtctctgaagCTACCAATCACTACATGGTAAAGATGTGAGCGAGAAAGTCACACATACACAACTGTGCTCATGTCGCTGCCAATCTATGGAGGCACTAAGGAGTGGTCAAGCCCTACCCACAGACAGCTTTTTTTAGGGGCAAGTGACCACAGGCTCTAACAAATGTGAGACCTCTAACTGTTAGAAAAatgcattcataggatgtgggccttGCATTTATTAcctatcactaattgcccttgaacaactgagtgcagcttgctcagccatttcagagggcagttaagagtcaaccacattgctgtgggtctggagtcacatataggccagaccaggtaagagcagatttccttccctaaaaaagattagtgaaccagatgggtttttacaatgcggtagtttcatggtcaccattaccaacACTAGTTTTTTTtaatcccagatttatttaattaactgaatttaaattccccagcgactgtggtgggatttgaactcatgtctctggattacaagtccagtagcataaccactgtgCTCCCGCTCCCTTCACCATCTCAGAGAGAGACACGGATAGTATTTTCCAATGTAAAGCGTGTTGATAAATTAAAGACCTCACTACAGCAATTGCATTGCAGCAACTAGAGTCCCCAATGTTAGAGTTCAATATTTTTGACCTTCAGACTGCAGCAAGAgcagtttacaaatattaaagatGTGAACTCAGTTACGACGAGACCGATTTTATCTGAGCTTACAGGTACAAATTCCTCTCAGTACTAGTCCCGACAGCAATTCTGACAGATCTGTGTCCAGTTACTCAGCAGAAAACAGCTGCAGTATTCTGCCGTGTTGTTGCAGCATTCAGTGTCTGCACAGGATTCAGACAAAATGGCCAACAGCTCCTCCTGGGATCAACAGACCCAGATCATGTGCTGACAATAAATTGCTGCTCATTTATAAatataaaacagaaaatggtggaaacactcaataggtcagggagcatctgtggagagagaaacagagaacatTGAACTCACTGAAGCAtacaggattctgagggggattgacagggtagatgctgagaggctgtttccatcTGGTTGGAGAGTCGAGAACTCAAGGGCACGGTCTCAGcacaaggggtcagtcatttaaagGACAGAGATAAGGATGAATTTCCTCAATCAGAAGGGTTGggaatcttcagaattctctaacccaaagggctgtggatgctcagtcgttgagtatattcaaggcagatatagatagatttttggactcttggaggaatcgggcaggaaagtggagttgaggtcgaagatcagccatgatcttaatgaatgatgaaacaggcccgaggggccgaatggcctcctcctgctccgacTTCTTACATTCAGATTTCAGGACGATGACCTAACACAAGATTGTTCGTAACTTGTATGTTTCAACGAcagatgggaaagcgggttgtgtagaggacacagagaggctgcaaagagatttggataggttaagtgaataggctaaggtttggcagatggaacacaatgtcagaAAGAGaggggtcatccaccttggtaaaaaaaaaagtaaaagggaatattatttgaatggggagaaattacaacacgctgagatgcagcgggacctgggggtccttgtgcatgaatcccaaaaagttagtttgcaggtaatcaggaaggcgaatggaatgttggccttcattgccagagggatggagtacaaaagcagggaggtcctgctgcaactgtacagggtattagtgaggccgcacctggagtactgcgtgcagttttggtcaccttaaggaaggatatactagttttggagggggtacagagacgattcactaggctgattccggagatgagggggttaccttatgatgatagattgaatagactgagtctttactcggagttcagaaggatgaggaggtgatcttatagaaacatttaaaataatgaaagggatagacaagatagaggcagagaggttgtttccactggtcggggagactagaactaaggggcacagcctcaaaatacgggggagccaatttaaaaccgagttgagaaggaatttcttctcccagagggttgtgaatctgtgaaattctctgcccaaggaagcagttgaggctagctcattgaatgtattcaagtcacagatagatagatttttaaccaataggggaattaagggttacggggagcgggcgggtaagtggagctgagtccgcggccagatcagccatgatcttgttgaatggcggagcaggctcgaggggctggatggcctactcctgttcctaattcttatgttcttattatgtaacgAGATTAAagttctgtttctttctccacagatgccccatgacctgctgagtgtttccagcattttatcttATAATAAAAACACATGTTACTGATTCAGTCAGCACAGCCTGGAGCCTGTTAATCCCAGGGGGAGCCGATGGCCACAACAGAAAAAGCCGCAAACACTCAGCGAGAGGAAGAGTCATCAGGTGGAAGACCTTTGCTCAGATCTAGGGGGCAGACATTGTGCTTCTGAAGGAGCTGTCGGCCACTTTGTCCCCGTCACTTGCAAAGAGAATGAATGGTGCCGCAGCGCGGCGCGCTGGGTTAGAATGCAGCGGCGAGCGGCCACCGAATGTACTCCTGGGTTAGGCGGCGGGCCCGGGCTGAGCCGGAGCCTGGGGCCCGGGCAGAGCCGGAGCCTGGGGCCCGGGCAGAGCCTGAGCCGGAGCCTGGGGCCCGGGCAGAGCCTGAGCCGGAGCCTGGGGCCCGGGCAGAGCCTGAGCCGGAGCCTGGGGCCCGGGCAGAGCCTGAGCCGGAGCCTGGGGCCCGGGCAGAGCCTGAGCCGGAGCCTGGGGCCCGGGTAGAGCCGGAGCCTGGGGCCCGGGCTGAGCCGGAGCCGGGGGCCCGGGCTGAGCCGGAGCCTGGGGGCCCGGGCAGAGCCGGAGCCGGAGCCTGGGGGCCCGGGCTGAGCCGGAGCCGGAGCCTGGGGGCCCGGGCTGAGCCGGAGCCGGAGCCTGGGGCCCGGGCAGAGCCTGAGCCGGAGCCTGGGCAGAGCCGGAGCCTGGGGCCCGGAGCGGCCTCAGCCCGGCTGGAGTTGCTATGGATCCCTGGGCCTACACCCCTGCCGAGTCCCCGGCCTGTCCTGTCTCCCGGGCCCACCTACCCGCCGCCAGCCGGGGTCCGCCGCTCGCCGCCCTCTGCACCAGCCGCCGCGCCACCTCCGCCATCGCCGCAAAGTCACCCTGCGCCGCCCACAGTGCACCGCGCGCGCCGGGGCCTCAAACACCGAGCAGGCGTTGGAATAGACACCCAAACCGGCCAGCCAATCAGGCGCCGCCTTAaatacacacactctcagacagcgCAATGGCTCTAAATACATAAATACCtttaaatacacattaaatgaattTAAATACAAATTAAATGAATCTAAATGCCTTTAAATGCAGATCTAAATACTTTTAAATTACTGTAAATATCATTACTAATCTTTTTTAAATTTTATATTTTCAAAAAGTCATCAAAAAATAAAAAAGAATACTTAGTGATTATTTCAAAAGTAAAAATGAAACATTAATCATTAacttcatagaatggtacagcacagaaggaggccactcggcccatgtgcctgtgccggctctgtgagagagcgatccaatcagtcccactccccttgctctttccccatagccctgcacattttcccctccacgtatatatccaattctcttttgaaagttacgattgaatctgctcgcaccgccctttcaggcagcgcgttcccgatcacaacaactagcTGTgtaaaacacattctccccatctccccctctggtcctattgccagttaccttaaatctgtgtcctcgggttGCCGATGCTCCTGCTAGTGGAAGCAAAATCTTTCAtatctttgaacacctctattacatCTCTCCTGAACCTTCTCGACTCCAAGAAGAACAATTATCAATAAGTCATTATTAACCATTCTTTTTATTTTTGATGAATGATTTAGAATACAAATCAATTTTAGAATGTGTCATTattatccttctactcctttctcccagaTGTATTTAACCagttttcccttaaatgcatcctgtggtagtgagtttcatagaaacatggacatagcaacatagaaaataggtgcaggactaggccattcggcccttcgagcctacaccaccattcaataagatcatggctgatcatttgcctcagtacacctttcctgctttctctccataccccttgatccctttagccgtcagggccatatctaactccctcttgaagatatcaaacaaactgcggcagagaattccacaggtttaacaactctctgagtgaagaagttcctcctcatctcggtcctaaatggcttaccccttatctttagactgtgacccctgattctggacttccccaacattagaaacattcttcctgcatctaacctgtccag
Proteins encoded:
- the atp5l gene encoding ATP synthase subunit g, mitochondrial, yielding MAEVARRLVQRAASGGPRLAAAAIKYTRPRLATFWKYARVELTPPSPAEIPVAVESFKGLVASFKAGSYKQVTVKDALRNTLVATEIAMWFYIGEVIGRGSLIGYNV